In Lolium perenne isolate Kyuss_39 chromosome 5, Kyuss_2.0, whole genome shotgun sequence, the sequence CGATACGCTCATTGATGGTACGCTCTGCAGGCTTTGGCTGTTCACTGCTCTGTATTCCACTCTCCTCCATGGGCTGTGCGGCATGTCTGTCGTTCTCTTCTTCGCCATGCTCCTGACCAGAGGCTTCATGCTTTGGCTGTTCACTTCGCTGGATTTCACTCTTCATCAGCACTTCATGGTTGTCCTTCACCTCAGCTTTTCTTTCCTGACCAATGGCTCCACGCTTTACCTGTTCACTCTTCTGGAATTTGTTCTCCATCACCTGCACTGCATGGCTGGCATTCGCTTTTGTTTCGCGTCCGTGGCCAATGGCTGCACGGTTAGGTTGTTCAGTTCTCAGGATTTCACTCTCCAGCACTTCTTGGTTGTCCTTCACCTCAGCTTTGTTTTCCTGATCAACGGTTCCACGCTTTACCTGTTCACTCTTCTGGAATTTGCTCTCCATCACCTGCACTGCATGGCTGGTATTCCCTTTTGTTTCGCATCCCTGGCCAATGGCTGCACGGTTAGGCAGTTCAGGTATCTGGATTTCGCTCTCCATTAGCACTTCATGGTTGTCCTTCACCTCAGCTTTGTTTTCCTGACCAACGGCTCCACGCTTTACCTGTTCACCCTTCTGGAATTTGCTCTCCATCACCTGCACTGCATGGCTGGTATTCCCTTTCGTTTCGCGTCCCTGGCCAATGGCTGCACGGTTAGGCTGTTCAGGTCTCTGGATTTCACTCTCCATCAGCACTTCATGGTTGTCCTTCACCTCAGCTTTGTTTTCCTGACCAACGGCTCCACGCTTTACTTGTTCACTCTTCTGGAGTTTGCTCTCCATCACCTGCACCGCATGGCTGGTATTCCCTTTTGTTTCGCGTTCATGAACAATGGCTGCATGGTTTAGCTGTCCATTCCTCTGGACTTCACACTCCATCAGTTGCATGGCATGGTTATCCTTCACTTCTTCTTCGCGTTCGTGACCAATGGCTGGATGCATTGGATGTTCAATTCTATGGAGCTCACTCTCCATGAACTGCATGGCATGGATATCCTTTGCTTCTGCTTCGTGTTCCTCACCAGTGGTTAAACACTTTGGCTGTTCTCTTCTCTGGATTCCACTCTCCGTCAGCTGCACCCCATGGCCGTCCTTCAATTGTTGTTCCTGTTCCTGGTTAACAGCAGCTCGGCTCTCTGGTGTCACCTTCTGACTGAACAACGCCGTCTCCGTTGGattggcaacgacattgatggcagcttgtaccaaggcttcaactGCAGGCTCCTTCCTCAGTGACCAGCGTTGTTCGACATCAGGACACGATGAAGGAGCTACTGCCAGTGCCCTAGATGAGTTGCCACGTTCTTGCTGCTCAGCGTCATCAACTGGCCGCTGCTGCTGCACTGGTGACGGTGACCGTTCAACGTGAGGGTAAAAAGGAATCACTGTCTCTGAGGGGTTCCCACACCACCAAGAGGTTTCCTCGCTTGACCGCGGATTTCGGTACAGGGTTTCTTCGGATTGATGCATCGAAGGCCTGTCACCCCAAGCACCCCACCCCGCTGCAGGCATTGCTAAGCACGCTGTCATGGCGCGCTCTGTCTCAGCAAGATCACACAAGATCATATCCAGGCGGATGCGCTCCCTGTGGAACTCCCGCAACAGCTCCCCCCTCC encodes:
- the LOC127301531 gene encoding uncharacterized protein isoform X1 — translated: MEFAARGRSTAAVDGVGDGDGRRFSDPPPPNGRDAHSVPENMAALVFRRGELLREFHRERIRLDMILCDLAETERAMTACLAMPAAGWGAWGDRPSMHQSEETLYRNPRSSEETSWWCGNPSETVIPFYPHVERSPSPVQQQRPVDDAEQQERGNSSRALAVAPSSCPDVEQRWSLRKEPAVEALVQAAINVVANPTETALFSQKVTPESRAAVNQEQEQQLKDGHGVQLTESGIQRREQPKCLTTGEEHEAEAKDIHAMQFMESELHRIEHPMHPAIGHEREEEVKDNHAMQLMECEVQRNGQLNHAAIVHERETKGNTSHAVQVMESKLQKSEQVKRGAVGQENKAEVKDNHEVLMESEIQRPEQPNRAAIGQGRETKGNTSHAVQVMESKFQKGEQVKRGAVGQENKAEVKDNHEVLMESEIQIPELPNRAAIGQGCETKGNTSHAVQVMESKFQKSEQVKRGTVDQENKAEVKDNQEVLESEILRTEQPNRAAIGHGRETKANASHAVQVMENKFQKSEQVKRGAIGQERKAEVKDNHEVLMKSEIQRSEQPKHEASGQEHGEEENDRHAAQPMEESGIQSSEQPKPAERTINERIGEPRQLSHRYALAAKEKSPPNEQKRQVFDDRKTQITTCGVKRKPIMRINRYRPHEQSNCALGMNLTCDEDLTQHQAGELHRSNFEVLQSRQGAAGLTAKSTPESSHRPRLHPISNNDMESEQPKRSALGQEHEAEAKNSHTVQLVENKIQRRQKTREALGEEHKAEEKDSHAEQLMKESGIQNREQQKPAEPTFRDDTDEHMQSPHVLPVKEKSPSNKHKIVAFNETRTQITPSVLKRPIFKPTMITPPAKRHKPLDDWSCTLCQANLTCEEDLTEHKEGELHQSKLAALRARHEASGFDLRNHLRGRSHQESSQALNTEEGGKCPVDRRGEDPKNKFMGNRRFPFCKLCKVECTSQKVMQSHLAGKKHRENLLARH
- the LOC127301531 gene encoding uncharacterized protein isoform X2; this encodes MEFAARGRSTAAVDGVGDGDGRRFSDPPPPNGRDAHSVPENMAALVFRRGELLREFHRERIRLDMILCDLAETERAMTACLAMPAAGWGAWGDRPSMHQSEETLYRNPRSSEETSWWCGNPSETVIPFYPHVERSPSPVQQQRPVDDAEQQERGNSSRALAVAPSSCPDVEQRWSLRKEPAVEALVQAAINVVANPTETALFSQKVTPESRAAVNQEQEQQLKDGHGVQLTESGIQRREQPKCLTTGEEHEAEAKDIHAMQFMESELHRIEHPMHPAIGHEREEEVKDNHAMQLMECEVQRNGQLNHAAIVHERETKGNTSHAVQVMESKLQKSEQVKRGAVGQENKAEVKDNHEVLMESEIQRPEQPNRAAIGQGRETKGNTSHAVQVMESKFQKGEQVKRGAVGQENKAEVKDNHEVLMESEIQIPELPNRAAIGQGCETKGNTSHAVQVMESKFQKSEQVKRGTVDQENKAEVKDNQEVLESEILRTEQPNRAAIGHGRETKANASHAVQVMENKFQKSEQVKRGAIGQERKAEVKDNHEVLMKSEIQRSEQPKHEASGQEHGEEENDRHAAQPMEESGIQSSEQPKPAERTINERIGEPRQLSHRYALAAKEKSPPNEQKRQVFDDTRTQITPSVLKRPIFKPTMITPPAKRHKPLDDWSCTLCQANLTCEEDLTEHKEGELHQSKLAALRARHEASGFDLRNHLRGRSHQESSQALNTEEGGKCPVDRRGEDPKNKFMGNRRFPFCKLCKVECTSQKVMQSHLAGKKHRENLLARH